A window of Methylobacterium bullatum genomic DNA:
ACGCGGCCCGACGCCTCGGTCAGAAGCTTGGCCTTCGACTTACCGAAGCCCATGGCGCGCCCGGCACCCGACTGCATCTGGCGGCTCAGGAAGATCCAGGCGCCGATGAAGACGAGGATGGGCAGCCAGCTCACGAGAAGCTGAATGAACCAGGGCGTGTTGTCAGACGGGGGACGCGCGGTGATCTGAACGCCCTTGCTCTGCAGCTTGGACACAAGGTTCGGATCGTTGGGCGCATAGGAGGTGAAATTGCCACCGCCGACATAGGTACCGCTCACGTCCTGCCCGGAGATCACCACCGTCTGGATCTTGCCGGAATCGGCATCGTTCAGAAGCTGGCTATAGGCGATCTCGCTGCCGCCGCCGCGATGTCCCGGATTCTGGAACAAGGTGACGAGGGCCAGCACGAGCAGGAAGATGACGACCCACAAGGCAAAGTTGCGGAAGTTCGGGTTCATCGATCAATCCCTGGGGGCGTCCGGTCCCGCGTTTGGTGGACGGATCACGCGGATGCATGTCGGCAATGTAGGCAGTGCCGCCCCCCTTGCCAAGTAAATCGGGCCAGCCTGCGGCAAGCCAGTCAGGGGAAAGGTGAGCGTGCCCCTAAGATGGAGACCGCCTGGGCGGGGCTGTGCGTAAGGAGAGGACGCCCTCGGCCTTCAGATCGACGAGGATGCCGCGAAGTGTCCTCCGCATGGCGGTGCCTGCGACGAGGGCCGGCCGAAGACCGTCGAAGACGAGACGTTCCAGGCGTTCGAGGCGAATAGCCCCTCCCCCGCCAGCCTCGTGCAATGCGAGGCCGACAACGCGGATGAGGATCGCGTCCGGCAAGGCGGCCAGCGGAGGGGCATCCAATACGACGGCATCGCTGGTGATGCGGAGTGCGGTGAAGGCGGCGCAGGCGGCGTCGCGTAACGCGTCTTCGTCGCGAGCCATGCGGGCGGCGAGGCGGCGGAGCCGTTCGGGACTGAGGCCCTCCGCCGCGAGATCGGGCATGAGGCGACGCAGGCGCGCGCGCGCGAAGCGCTCATCCACATTCGAGGGATCGCGCGCGGACATTAGTCCATGGGCAGCGCAGTAGGCGACGAGGTCCGCCTTCGGAATATCGAGGAAGGGCCTCGCTAGGCGCATGCCCGGTGCGAGGTTTCGCTCGCGCCGCATCCCCGCGAGCCCCCCCGGACCGCTTCCGGCGAGGAGCCGCATCAGCACGGTCTCCGCCTGATCGTCGGCGGTATGACCGGTGAGAATGGTATCGGCACCGATCCGTCCCGCGCATTCTGCGAGGAGGGTGTAGCGCGCGTGACGGGCGGCGGCTTGAATACCACGGCTCGGCTTGTCGCCGTCCCAGGTCAGGATGTGATGACTCAATCCGAGCGCCCTGGCGGTGAGCCCGACGCTCCGGGCCTCGTCGCCTCCCTCGGCTCGGAGGCCATGATCCACCGTTGCCACCTGAATCGGATGCGCCGAACAGAGCCGGGCGGCCGCATGCATCAAGGCGGTGGAATCCGGTCCGCCCGAGACGGCGATGAGAAGGCGGCTAGACCTGAGATACGGCATCAGCGCGACGGCGAGCGTCGCGTCGATCCCGTCACTCAATGGAGCGGCGTTCAAGCGGCGCAGCGTGCGCGTTTTTGCTCGCGGACCACGCTCTGGCGGACACCCTGTGCGGCGGAAGGAAATTTGCGTTCCAGTTCTGCGAGGGTCGCGCAGGCCTGTTCGCGAGCGCCGAGGGCATTCAGCGAGATTCCGAGCTTCAGCATCGCGTCCGGCGCCTGGGGCGAGCGGGCATAATCCGTCGAGACCTTCAGGAACTGCTCGGCCGCCTCGCGGTTGCGGTTTCGCTGGAGGTAGCTTTCACCGAGCCAGTAAGTCGCCGACGGCACCTGCGCGTCGCGCGGATGCGACTGAATGAACTGGCGCAGGCTCATCTCCGCCTGTTCGTAATGCCGTCCGGCGATGTAGCTGTAGGCCGTCTCGTAATCTGCTCGTGCGTCACCCGTCGTCGTTGCAGCCACGCTGGTCATCGGGCGCGACGGGCTCGCCAGCGTGCCGGTTGTGGGCACGCGCGAGGGCGGAGTGAGGTCGACGGGGCCGCCGAGGCCGGGAGGAGACAGACCGGGCTCCTCATCATCGGCATCGACCACGGTGGGCGGTACACTCGGGCCCCGTGACGAAGGCGCGGCGGCGATGGCGCCGGAGGGCACGGTCGTGCCAAGCTGCATCGGCCCGCCGGGACGGCCCGGATTCTGCTCCGGGTCGAAGGCATCGCTGCGCTTCTGCTGCTTGGCTGGTCCGGGATTGGTGCCGGACGGGGTGGCGGCAGGCTTTCCACCGCCGCCCTTGCCTTCCTGCAGCCGGTATTCGACGTCTTCCTGGAACTTGCGAAGCTGTTCCTTGAGCTGGCGGTTCTCGTATTGCAGCGTCTCGATCTGACCCGCCATCTGGCGAGACTGGTTCTCGATGCGGTTCAGGCGGACGACGAACTCCGACGCATCCTGAGCCGCCGCCGGACCGACGACGGTCAGGGGGGCGAGGAATGCGAGTGACGTGGCCGTGAGAAGCAGGCGGCGGAGCATGGGAAGCGGCACCTGTGGTCGGATCGGACGGGGATGCATCGGCAGCGCCTCGCCGATAGCAGATGTGCCGGGGCGCGGCAAAAATAGGGCCACGACTGCAAAGGTTACCCTTCGACTTCAGGAGCCGGCGCCCCGGTCGAGGACGGTCACGGCGCGGCGGTTCTGAGACCAGCAGGAGATGTCGTTGCACACGGCGACCGGGCGCTCCTTGCCGTAGGAAACCGTCCGCATCCTTCCAGCGGCAAGTCCACGCGAGGACAGATAGTCCTTGACGGATTGAGCCCGGCGCTCGCCGAGCGAGAAGTTGTACTCGCGGGTTCCGCGCTCGTCGGCATGGCCTTCGACAAGGAAGGTATAGCGAGGGTAGCGCTGCAACCACTGAGCCTGTTTGTCGAGGGTGGCGGTGGCGGTCGGCGTCAGGTCGGTCGAATCCGATTCGAAGAAGACGCGGTCGCCGATATTGACGACGAAGTCCTGCGCGCTGCCCGGCGTATTGGCGCCGCCTGCGAAACCCGAGGCGTCGGCGAGGTCCTTGTCGTTGGTGCAGGCAGCGACACTGAGCGCGGCGCAAAGGGCTGCCGCGAGCGGAAACACGCGAAAGCGCGCGGTCATGGACATGGTCTTGCTCTCCTCGGGCGGGGCGTCCGGTTCCGGAACGTTCCCACGGGGCCGTTCGGTGGTGGGACCTGTGTAGGTCGAGCGGGTTAAGCGAAGGTTCCGTCAACCTTGACGGGGTGTTTCAAAGGCCGAATTCCAGTCGCCGTATGTGACGCTCGGCACCTCGATTTCCCAGAATGGCCTCGTGACCTGCGCAACGACCCCTGTCGCGCCTCAAATGCGGCAGTCACGCGACGGATAAGCCGCGCGCTCCGCACTCTCGGCGGGTGTGCCTTCGGCGCAACGGGTCCGTGCCGTGAGATTCTCGAAGGAGCACGATTGCCGTCACTCGCGCACTCCCAAAACGGCGAGCGCGGTCAGCGCGCGGTCGGCGGCGGTCCGCCCTTCCTGCAGCGGGATGGCGATGTCGTCGCCCTTCAGGCAGGCCTGTTCGATGACCGAACAGCACCGTGAAAGGTCGAGAAAGCCGAGAGACCCGCTCGATGCCAACAGCGCGTGGGCAGCCTGCGCGATAGTCGCCCGATCGTCGTTCCCGCCGGGAAAGCGGACGCGGATCTCGACGACGAGCAAGGACAGAAGCCGTTTCAGATGGTCGTGTCCGAGAAGGACCTCGAGTTCGGCGAGCGTTGCCTCGTCGCAGATTGTCCCCCTCCCCTCGTCGGACGTTGGCTCCACCGCTGCCTCGCGCATCGTCAAAGGGTGTTTGAACGACCCACCGTCCATGTCGCCGACGATCCCCGAATCGACGCTACCATTGATGGAAGCTTAACCATTAATGCAGTTATTTGTTGATGTATGGAAAGGGTCGACAGCCGGCATGAGTGGCGCACCGAAAGTTCTGATCGTCGAGGACAATTTCCTCCTGCTGGATATGTTGACGATCCAGTGCGAGCGTGCCGGCCTCACGGCCGTGGCGGCGTCCAGTGGCGAAGACGCTCTGACGCTTCTCAGGACGCGTGGTGCCGATTTCGACTGGTTGCTGACCGATATCAATCTCCCGGGATTGATAGACGGTTGGACGGTGGCTCTCGCCTTCCGCGAGGTTCGTCCTGATCGCCCGGTCATCTATGCGTCGACGAATGCCTATTTCGATCGCAGGCCACTTCGGGGAAGCCTCTCGGTCCGCAAGCCCTTTCAGATCCGCGAGATCGTCGCCCTTGCACGGATGATGGCGGCCGAGCGCGGCCTATCCCCCGCTCTCGTTTCGCACCAGGCATCGGCGTGAGACGGCAGGCGTCACTTCGCCGTAGGGGCTAGGCGGAACGTCCCACGCCCATCCGCCTTGGCCGCATAGAGAGCCATGTCGGCCTCCGCGAAGAGGTCCTCCGGGCTGTGGCGTACCATCGTGGCGATGCCGACGGAGACGCCGATCGTGAAGGTGCCCTGCCCCCAGGCGATGGGCGGCGCCATGGCGGCGATGATCCGTTTCGCCAGGGTCGCGAGGCCCTGTGTGCCGATGGTGGCGTCGACGACGATCCCGAACTCGTCACCTCCAATGCGTGCGACGAATTCCGTGTGACGGCACGTCTCTTTGAGGCGGCGGCCCACCTCGGCGAGACAGGCATCGCCGGCCATGTGGCCATGAATGTCGTTGACCTGTTTGAAGCCGTCGAGGTCGAGGAGCAGCAGGGCTCCCAGCTTGTCCATGCCGGTGAGGCGGCCGTGGAAGCTTGTGCGGTTGGGCAGGCCCGTCAGGGTATCAAACTCCGCGAGATAGCGGGTCCGGTCGGCGAGGATCTTCTCCTCGGTGATGTCCTGTTTCATGCCGAAGATGCGGACCGGTATTCCACCCTCGCATTCCACCGTAGCGGTCACGCGGATCCAGCGTCGATTACCCAAAGCTGTTACGATTTCGGCATCGAGGGTAAAGCCGCCACGCTCGGCGATGGCCTCGCTCCGAAGTGCGTCGAGGCGGATGCGTGACGCCGGGCTGTAGCAGCCCAGGGTCGTTTCACGGTCCACCGCGGAGCCCACCCGCAGGTCGAACATCCGGTAGACGGCATCCGTCCAGGTCAGTGCCTCATCGTCGAGGCGGCATTCCCACACTCCGATTTTGGCCGCGGCCGAGGCGCGTTCGAAGATCTTTCTGCTGTGGGCAAGGGACAGGGCCTGCGCGTCGATGACGCGGGCCTGGTCCTCGATACGTGCCTGGAGGGCCGCGATCACGTGTGCGTCATCGCGGCGCCCAACCGTGATCTCTTCCCGTTCAGGGGTATCCCCATCGAGAGGGATCGGCACCGGTGAGCGGAACGACGGGTGGGCGCAGACCTCATCCATCTGTATCCCCAAGCCGCAAAGAGTATAAGACCGCACACTTACCGTAACGGATCAGCGATTAACCGTTCCTCCCCTATCCGCAACGCGCGAAGTTGCCACGCCTACCCCGGATTGGGGCTGACGCCGTTGGAGCGAGAGCCCGCCTATTGCAGATGTTTGGCGTAGGTGTCGCCGGCTGCGCGTTTCAGTTCGGCTCCGGCATCCTGTCCGATCCGAGCGGCGTCCGATACCGTGCCCCTACGGCGGACCGCCCAATGGGCGCTGCCGTCCGGCAGGAACAACAGACCGTCGAGGGTCAGCACGTCGCCGTCGATCCGTGCCAGGGCCGCGATGGGGGTGCGGCACGATCCATCGAGTTCCGCCAGGAGCCCGCGCTCGGCGTCGAGTTCGGACGTGGCCGTGGCGGATCGAAGAGGGGCGAGCAACGCACGAACGTCGGAATCCGCCTCTCGGCATTCGATGCCGAGTGCGCCCTGCGCCACGGCGGGGAGCATTTCGTCCACGGCCAGGACGCTCCGTGCCATGTCGGCCATACCAAGGCGTTCGAGGCCGCAAAGGGCCAGGAGCGTCGCCTCGCAGGTGCCCTCCTGAAGCTTGCGCATCCGGGTATTGGCATTGCCGCGCATGGGGACGATGCGCAGGTCCGGGCGGCGCATGAGGACCTGAGCGGCTCGGCGCAGGGAGGACGTGCCGACGCGGGCGCCCGGCGCAAGGCCGGCAAAACCCTCCGCTTGCGCAGAGAGGAAAGCATCGCGCGGATCGTCCCGTTCCAGGATGCAGGCGATGACCAGCCCTTCGGGCAACCAGGTCTCGACATCCTTCATCGAATGTACGGCCACATCGACCACGTCGGCAAAAAGGGCCTGTTCGAGTTCCTTCGTGAACAGTCCCTTGCCGCCGATCTCGGAGAGCGGTCGGTCGAGGATGCGGTCGGCCACCGTGTTGACCACCACCAACTCTGTCTCCAGCCCCGGATTAGCCGCCACGATCTTGTCGCGGACCATTCCCGTCTGTGCGAGAGCCATTGGGCTACCGCGGGTGCCGATGCGGAGGGGGCGCTGGATCATGGGCGATGGACGCCTGTGCAAGGACGCTACGGATGAAGCCGCCTCTATCGAGGACGGTTTCCCTCAGTAAGCAGTCCACGGTCGGCTGTCACCGTGGCGAAGGCCGCGCGC
This region includes:
- the tilS gene encoding tRNA(Ile)-lysidine synthase, whose product is MNAAPLSDGIDATLAVALMPYLRSSRLLIAVSGGPDSTALMHAAARLCSAHPIQVATVDHGLRAEGGDEARSVGLTARALGLSHHILTWDGDKPSRGIQAAARHARYTLLAECAGRIGADTILTGHTADDQAETVLMRLLAGSGPGGLAGMRRERNLAPGMRLARPFLDIPKADLVAYCAAHGLMSARDPSNVDERFARARLRRLMPDLAAEGLSPERLRRLAARMARDEDALRDAACAAFTALRITSDAVVLDAPPLAALPDAILIRVVGLALHEAGGGGAIRLERLERLVFDGLRPALVAGTAMRRTLRGILVDLKAEGVLSLRTAPPRRSPS
- the cpoB gene encoding Cell division coordinator CpoB, which gives rise to MHPRPIRPQVPLPMLRRLLLTATSLAFLAPLTVVGPAAAQDASEFVVRLNRIENQSRQMAGQIETLQYENRQLKEQLRKFQEDVEYRLQEGKGGGGKPAATPSGTNPGPAKQQKRSDAFDPEQNPGRPGGPMQLGTTVPSGAIAAAPSSRGPSVPPTVVDADDEEPGLSPPGLGGPVDLTPPSRVPTTGTLASPSRPMTSVAATTTGDARADYETAYSYIAGRHYEQAEMSLRQFIQSHPRDAQVPSATYWLGESYLQRNRNREAAEQFLKVSTDYARSPQAPDAMLKLGISLNALGAREQACATLAELERKFPSAAQGVRQSVVREQKRARCAA
- a CDS encoding Outer membrane lipoprotein Omp16, translated to MSMTARFRVFPLAAALCAALSVAACTNDKDLADASGFAGGANTPGSAQDFVVNIGDRVFFESDSTDLTPTATATLDKQAQWLQRYPRYTFLVEGHADERGTREYNFSLGERRAQSVKDYLSSRGLAAGRMRTVSYGKERPVAVCNDISCWSQNRRAVTVLDRGAGS
- the rcsC gene encoding Sensor histidine kinase RcsC: MSGAPKVLIVEDNFLLLDMLTIQCERAGLTAVAASSGEDALTLLRTRGADFDWLLTDINLPGLIDGWTVALAFREVRPDRPVIYASTNAYFDRRPLRGSLSVRKPFQIREIVALARMMAAERGLSPALVSHQASA
- a CDS encoding putative signaling protein, with translation MDEVCAHPSFRSPVPIPLDGDTPEREEITVGRRDDAHVIAALQARIEDQARVIDAQALSLAHSRKIFERASAAAKIGVWECRLDDEALTWTDAVYRMFDLRVGSAVDRETTLGCYSPASRIRLDALRSEAIAERGGFTLDAEIVTALGNRRWIRVTATVECEGGIPVRIFGMKQDITEEKILADRTRYLAEFDTLTGLPNRTSFHGRLTGMDKLGALLLLDLDGFKQVNDIHGHMAGDACLAEVGRRLKETCRHTEFVARIGGDEFGIVVDATIGTQGLATLAKRIIAAMAPPIAWGQGTFTIGVSVGIATMVRHSPEDLFAEADMALYAAKADGRGTFRLAPTAK
- the hemC gene encoding Porphobilinogen deaminase, which gives rise to MIQRPLRIGTRGSPMALAQTGMVRDKIVAANPGLETELVVVNTVADRILDRPLSEIGGKGLFTKELEQALFADVVDVAVHSMKDVETWLPEGLVIACILERDDPRDAFLSAQAEGFAGLAPGARVGTSSLRRAAQVLMRRPDLRIVPMRGNANTRMRKLQEGTCEATLLALCGLERLGMADMARSVLAVDEMLPAVAQGALGIECREADSDVRALLAPLRSATATSELDAERGLLAELDGSCRTPIAALARIDGDVLTLDGLLFLPDGSAHWAVRRRGTVSDAARIGQDAGAELKRAAGDTYAKHLQ